One genomic region from Armatimonadota bacterium encodes:
- a CDS encoding DUF420 domain-containing protein has translation MRSPLARTALVTFAIYAVLAAVLSGNPPDHLPPALAFALRAVPFVIAGTNAAALFLLLGGWRAIRAGRLSAHRRSMLAAAACISLFLLLYVTRVALGGTKAFPGPAGVRAYVYLPLLGVHILLSILSVPLVVYNLLVGLGTSAAEVARTAHPRVGRWAVLLWSVSLALGIVVFLLLNVIY, from the coding sequence GTGCGCTCGCCGCTTGCGCGCACGGCCCTCGTCACCTTCGCCATCTATGCGGTGCTGGCGGCCGTCCTCTCAGGGAATCCACCCGATCATCTGCCGCCTGCCCTGGCCTTTGCCCTGAGGGCGGTGCCCTTTGTCATCGCCGGGACCAATGCCGCGGCGCTGTTCCTGCTGCTTGGGGGGTGGCGGGCCATCCGCGCCGGCCGCCTGTCCGCGCACCGCCGTTCCATGCTGGCGGCCGCGGCCTGCATCTCCCTTTTCCTCCTCCTCTACGTCACGCGGGTGGCACTGGGGGGAACGAAGGCGTTTCCCGGGCCGGCGGGCGTCCGCGCCTATGTCTACCTCCCGCTCCTGGGTGTGCACATCCTCCTGTCGATCCTCTCCGTGCCGCTGGTCGTCTACAACCTGCTGGTGGGGCTGGGCACATCGGCGGCGGAAGTGGCCCGCACAGCGCATCCCCGGGTCGGTCGCTGGGCGGTGCTCCTGTGGTCGGTGAGCCTGGCCCTGGGGATCGTGGTCTTCCTACTGCTGAATGTGATCTACTAG
- a CDS encoding helix-turn-helix transcriptional regulator: MPRTSSTPETMLRELARLSAQASPSRQLPHPGGLLQEVLAEVDVEGTTYRLSRLRRRPRTVDLTPRELEIARLVAKGLPTKAIGAMLGISSWTVLTHLRRVFARLGVHSRTAMVKRLSDEGLL; the protein is encoded by the coding sequence ATGCCCCGGACGTCCAGCACTCCGGAGACAATGCTCCGCGAGCTGGCCCGTCTCAGCGCGCAGGCCAGCCCGTCGCGGCAGCTGCCGCACCCCGGCGGACTGCTGCAGGAGGTCCTGGCGGAGGTCGACGTCGAGGGGACCACCTACCGCCTCTCCCGCCTCCGCCGGCGTCCGCGGACGGTGGACCTGACCCCGCGCGAGCTGGAGATCGCCCGCTTGGTGGCCAAGGGGCTGCCCACCAAAGCCATCGGGGCCATGCTGGGCATCAGCTCGTGGACCGTGCTCACCCACCTGCGACGCGTCTTCGCCCGGCTGGGCGTTCACAGCCGGACGGCCATGGTCAAGCGGCTCAGTGACGAGGGCCTGCTCTAG